In the Colletotrichum lupini chromosome 4, complete sequence genome, cttttcccTTTACGATACCCAGATACCAGTAGCTTAGCTTGAATGGTATAACACGATATCCACAAACAAAGGAGTGCCACTGTGATACTGAACACACATAATTGCTTTTGTCGCGATTGACCGACAGTTGGTATTATATGCTAGCTATCTTCGCCAAGAGCTCTCACGTACCATTGGATGACAAAAGTACACCACCGTGTCGAGAAGATCGTTCGACATGGTATGAAATTCGCTGACATTGAATAGAGCGCTGTATTTTGATCTTTACATATCTAATCTTCCAGAACATTACGGTTAAAGAACCCATAGACCTGCCGCCCAGACTCCTTCCCAATCATCGGCTCAAGCTCCCTCTCCGTCAAGTTGGCCACCTCCCTCAAATTCTCCGTCGCCAGCACGAGCCGCATAATATTCTTGGGATTGATCCCCGGCACGGCGCCCAGCATCTCCTGCGGCTCGAGATTGAAAGCCTGGTCCTCGGCCTGCATATCTTTATCGAGCCCGGCGCGCACCGCAGCGATGGGATCCGGCTCGTCCTCCTGCGCCTTGAGCGACTCAAAAATCTCGGCCGTCTGGTACGGCGACGACGACCATATGATGCGCAGCTTGGGGAACGCCAGCGTCAGCAGGACGAGCTTGGACTGCAGGTCCGACGAGGTGTTCGTCGGCGCGATGCTGTTGAGGCTGCCCGAGAGGTCGGCAAAGGGCTCCAGCGTAAACGACTTGTTCTGGTCAAACTCGATGAGGAGCATGGCGCTCTTGTAGTGCTGGAACATGGTCTCGCACTGCGCGTAGAGGCGGCCGTCCTTGAAGGACGAGATGAGATCGGAGATGGACTTGCGCTCGACGCAGATGTTGGGCGAGAGGACGTAGTCGCCGACCGTGAGCATGCAGGGGACGATGATCATGGACCGCCCGTGCAGGAGCGACGGCAGCGAGGAGCGGAACTCGCGCACGTCGACGACGACGCGGGGCGGCTGCGCCGTGGCGGCGAGACGGCCGCCGCCGGCGATCCTGGTGTTGATTGTGCGGAGGAAGGCCTCCTGCGGGTCTTCGGCGCCGTGGGGGTCGACCGTCATCACCAGGGACATGGACGCCCGCTCTTTGATGAGCTTCGTGAAGGCGTCCTTTTCGCGCCGCACGCTCGAGAGGTACCGCTGCTCCTCGACCGACTCGCCGTAGTACATGAAGTACACCCGCACGTTTCTGTCGTTGTGGGATGACCGGTAGACCTCGACGCGGCGGATGAAGGCGGCGTCGGGCTCGTACATTATGATGTACCGGGGCTTCACCTCCTCCAAGACGTGCTCATCCTGGTCCCCGTCGTATGCGTGAATGACAACCAGATCCTGCATCTCGTACAGTTGGAAAAAGTCCTCCATGTTCTCCAGAGGGTCGGTGACAATCTCTGGCTTTTGGTCCGCTTCCTCCTCTGTGATTTGCACCTCGGCCATGAGGTCTTCGACATCCGTGGGCTTTTCAAAGAATTGGAGGATGCTGCCGTTGTCGGCTCGCCCTTGGGCTGTTCCCGACATACCGCCCCCTCGCATGCGTCTGCGCTTGTTCGATGGTGCCTTGCCCCGAAGCCGCTGACCGTTTCGATCGGTGGCGCCATTCAGAGCCTTTTGGTTTTCGGAAAATAGTGTAGCATTGACCTGGGCGAACTCCCGTTTCCACCGCAAGTAGTTACGCAGCTTCCGCCTCATCATGAAAGCTGCGGATGCCGAGTcttcgtcgtcatcgtcttTCGTCGGATCTTTCTCGACCTTTGGCTTGAAATACATAGTTTGCAAATAGTCTCGAAGCTGTCTACAGGTGTTTGTATCCCCACACATGATGAGAATGGTACCGTTGGAATCGTCGCGGGCCGGTGGGTCAAAGTGCATGCTATTGTCAATCTCTGTCAAGACGTCCGCCAGCCAAGCCCATTTAGGCTGTTCTTCGAGAACAGGGCGAAGTGAATCGATGTTGGCGTCTGCTGTGGCAGCTTTTGCGCTGGCGGAGTAGACTCGACGCCGCGCTGTCTCGAAGATGGTCTGCGCTGCGTCAAGGAACAACCAAGGGGACTGGTTCTGCCTTGTCGACCCCGGAGGTGGCGAATGTGCCGCATGGATGGTATCTAAATGTTGCAAGAATGAGACGGCGTCGAGGGAGAGGACGGACGAGAGCATGCCTCGAAGGACGCTCAAGTCGTTGACGATCTGTCGAGTTTTCCAGCTGACTCTATGCCAGTTAGGGTCGAGCTGCCTTCTGATGATCACGTCAAAGTTCTTGTGCAGGGCGCTGTCGAGGTTCCAATCCTCCATCTCCAGGCCCGTGTTGCCCTTCTTCAGCTCGTGAATGCTGACTTCCACACACTCCAGGATGGCGTTTTGAATGTCTCGCATGGGCTCGCTCATTGAGATGTTCAACTCGATCACCTCTGCCGTCTTTTTGCCCTCCAAAGACTCTGCTACTGTAACGTGGAAGCGTGGCCATAATGACGCCTTTCTCAGAAAGAGGTTCCTCATCATGGTGGTCAATGGCGAGAAGCCGGTCGAAAATGGATCGGGATTATCGGCGAATGCTTTGAGAAAGCCAGCCTTGTTCTTTTGTCGATAGATGCGTAGAATGAAGGCCTCAAGCGACGTGGCCACGACGCGGTCGGCGTGTAAAACGATGAGGCCGGTGACTTTCTCGGTGTCGAGCAAATTGGTTAGGAGGTCAACGACAAGGATTCGCGATGTGATGCTAAAGATTCCACCACGAGTATACATCTTTTCTCTCACGCCGACACTGGTGAAGTCGGTGTTGACGACCGTGAGCCCCCTCGCGTTGGGCGACTGGCTGATTGCGGCATGCTCGGCCAGCGCCTCTCCAATCCAGTTGTTTTCGCGATCCTCGGCCCCAACGAGGATAATCAGGTTGTTTCCTGCGGCATCATAAGAGTGAAGCAGGTTTGTGACGAGCCTCATGAGCCCCAGCCCACGGGCGAGGACGACGAGCTCATCTTCATTCCGCAGCTCCTGGAACAGGCTCTGTTGGTATTCCTGGCAGGAGTCAATTTGA is a window encoding:
- a CDS encoding DNA repair protein, which produces MSNNAQPVKLSLPLEYQQSLFQELRNEDELVVLARGLGLMRLVTNLLHSYDAAGNNLIILVGAEDRENNWIGEALAEHAAISQSPNARGLTVVNTDFTSVGVREKMYTRGGIFSITSRILVVDLLTNLLDTEKVTGLIVLHADRVVATSLEAFILRIYRQKNKAGFLKAFADNPDPFSTGFSPLTTMMRNLFLRKASLWPRFHVTVAESLEGKKTAEVIELNISMSEPMRDIQNAILECVEVSIHELKKGNTGLEMEDWNLDSALHKNFDVIIRRQLDPNWHRVSWKTRQIVNDLSVLRGMLSSVLSLDAVSFLQHLDTIHAAHSPPPGSTRQNQSPWLFLDAAQTIFETARRRVYSASAKAATADANIDSLRPVLEEQPKWAWLADVLTEIDNSMHFDPPARDDSNGTILIMCGDTNTCRQLRDYLQTMYFKPKVEKDPTKDDDDEDSASAAFMMRRKLRNYLRWKREFAQVNATLFSENQKALNGATDRNGQRLRGKAPSNKRRRMRGGGMSGTAQGRADNGSILQFFEKPTDVEDLMAEVQITEEEADQKPEIVTDPLENMEDFFQLYEMQDLVVIHAYDGDQDEHVLEEVKPRYIIMYEPDAAFIRRVEVYRSSHNDRNVRVYFMYYGESVEEQRYLSSVRREKDAFTKLIKERASMSLVMTVDPHGAEDPQEAFLRTINTRIAGGGRLAATAQPPRVVVDVREFRSSLPSLLHGRSMIIVPCMLTVGDYVLSPNICVERKSISDLISSFKDGRLYAQCETMFQHYKSAMLLIEFDQNKSFTLEPFADLSGSLNSIAPTNTSSDLQSKLVLLTLAFPKLRIIWSSSPYQTAEIFESLKAQEDEPDPIAAVRAGLDKDMQAEDQAFNLEPQEMLGAVPGINPKNIMRLVLATENLREVANLTERELEPMIGKESGRQVYGEFHTMSNDLLDTVVYFCHPMWHSFVCGYRVIPFKLSYWYLGIVKGKGKKLVGGYAVKADIASHSPLLLNPSLRSSVHSCQ